The Paraburkholderia hospita region GATCACTTCAAGCAGGTGAATGACACGTATGGTCACGCCACGGGCGATCGCATCCTGATCGACTTCGCGAAGCGCGTCGCCGATCTGTTGCCGGCGCCGGGGCATGTCGCGCGTTGGGGCGGCGAGGAGTTCGCCGTACTGTTGCCGCGCGTGCTTCCCGACGAGGCGAGGGACCACGCAGAGCGTATCCGCCAGCGCGTCGCGCAGAAAGACGACGCGACGCTGCCCGGCTATACATGCAGTATCGGTGTCGCGTGCATGGCCGCGAGCGACGCGACCATCGAGCAACTGGCGAGAGATGCCGACGAAGCGCTGTATAACGCGAAACGCGGCGGGCGTAATTGCGTCCAGCTCAGCGACCACGTGATCCTGATCTAGGCGTTCCAGTCGCCTGGGAGGATAGCCGGTGCCTTTCATCCAGCCGTCAGCGCGGCAAGATGGACGATAATATGGCATTCCAGCTTCAGCGTTCGCTTTTCGCGAGCCGAGTTGGGCCTTCGTCCATTTCCTACTGCTGCCTATGTCAGACCTCAGAATCGACCGCAACGCAAAGACGCTGCGCGAACTTACGCTCGACAAGCTGCGCGGCGCGATCGTGCAAGGATATTTTCGGCCGGGCGCGCGGCTCGTCGAACGGACGCTGTGCGATGAACTGGGCGTGAGCCGGACGGTGGTGCGCGAAGTGCTGCGGCACCTGGAGACGGAAGGGCTCGTCGAGATCGTCGCGCGGCAGGGGCCGATCGTCGCGCGGCTGGACCCGGCGCAGGTCGGCGAAATCTATGAACTGCGCGGTTTGCTCGAAGCCAACGCGGCACGCGCCTGCGCCGAACAGTCGACGCCCGAACTCGTGCAGCAACTGCGCGACATCCGCAAGACCATCGAGGAAGCCTTCGAGAAAGAAGACCTGCCGCGCGTGCTCGATTACACCGAACGCTTCTACGAGGCGATGTTCGAAGGCGCGCAGAAACATGTGTCGCTGACTGTCGTGAAGACGCTTAACGCGCGTATCAACCGGTTGCGTGCGTTGACTATCGCGGTGCCCGGTCGCGGTGGCGAGTCGAATCGCGAGATGAACAAGCTGCTTGACGCCATCGAGCGGCGCGATGGAGACGCGGCGTCGGCGGCGTCGTTCGCGCATATCAGGCGCACTGCGGAACTCGCGCTGAACGCGCTCGCGCAGCAGGACGAGTCGACCGACAACGCCTGATCCGCTTCGTTGCTTCCGCTGTATCCAAGGCCGCCGGCATCACCGGCGGTCTTTCTTTTTGCACCTTTCCATCCATTTGCTGCGCCGCACAAGCTTAATGCCACGCCGAAAGCGTGCCTAAAACAGCTTCGTTCGTATCATGGTATTCCATAATACTTTGGTCCTTGGTGCGGACCATAAGATGGAATACCATAATCTCAACAAACAACATTCACGGCCTCGGCCCCGTCAGGAGAAACGATATGAAGCTGGAAGTGCGCAAGCTGGTCACGTACGTCGAAGAGACCTTTATCGAAGGGGGCAAGGCTGCGGCCCGGCCGCTGAAGCTGATCGGCGCGGCGGCGGTGCTGCGCAACCCGTGGGCGGGACGCGGCTTCGTCGAAGATCTGAAGCCGGAGATTCACGGCCTGGCGCCCCAACTCGGCGAAATGCTGACGGCTGAAATGCTGCGCGTCGCCGGTTCGGGCGATGCGATCGAAGGGTATGGCAAGGCGGCGATCGTCGGTACGTCGGGCGAGATCGAGCATGCGTCCGCGCTGATCCATACGCTGCGCTTCGGCAACTACTATCGGAAAGCCGTCGGCGCGAAGAGCTATCTGAGCTTCACGAATCTGCGCGGCGGCCCGAACTGCCCAATCGCCATTCCGTTGATGCACAAGCACGACGAAGGCATGCGTTCGCACTATCTGACCGTGCAGTTTTCGATCGTCGACGCCCCTGCGCCCGATGAACTGGTGATCGCGCTCGGCGCATCGATTGGCGGCCGTCCGCATCATCGGATCGGCGACCGCTATCAGGACCTGAAGGAGCTCGAGTCCAATGAAGCGTGAGCATGTCTCCGGGCGCACCGTGTCGCGTGGCGAGGCGGCGGGCACGAGCTACAGCGTCTACGCGCCGCAGTCGGTGGATACGCCCGAGACGGTGGTGCTGGTCCACGGCGTCGGCATGAACCAGAGCGTGTGGGCGCCGCAGATCGATGCGCTGACGGCGGCGTATCAGGTCGTCGTGTACGACATGCTCGGCCACGGCAACAGTACACTGCCGACGCCCGCGCCGACGCTCGACGAATACGCATCGCAACTCGAAACGCTGCTCGACGCGATGCAGATCGAACAGGCGCATGTGGTCGGGCATTCGATGGGCGCGCTCGTCGCACTCGAATTTGCGCTCACACATCCGCAACGCACGCTGAGCGTCGTCGCACTGAACGCGGTGTACGACCGCACGCCCGCACAGCGTGAGGCCGTGATGACGCGTGCCGCGATGCTCGGCGATGCGCCCACGGAGAATCCCGCCGCCGCCGGCGTGGACGCCACGCTGTCACGCTGGTTCGGCGATCCGATTCCCGTGCATCTGACGCAATCGGCGCAGGCTGTGCGAGATCTGTTGTTGTCGGTCGATCCCGTCGGCTATGCACGCACCTATCGGCTCTTCGCCAGTTCGGATGACGCGCACGTTGGCCGCCTTGCAGAACTCGCCGTACCCGCGCTGTTTCTCACGGGCGAGTTCGATCCGAATTCGAGCCCGTCGATGTCGAGCGCGATGGCCGAGGCCGCGCCATTCGGCCGCGCGGAAGTCATCGCCAATGAACGTCACATGATGAACGTCACCGATCCGGCGCGCGTCAACGAACGGCTGCTCGCGTTTCTGACGGAAGCCTCGGCGCAGCGCGCCGCGACAGCAGCGAACGCGCTGCACGGATCGATCTCTGGAGAACGCCATGACTGATGCCGTCAACGAACTGCCTTTCGACATCGCCGATTTTCGCCGCGCGCTCGGCGCGTTCGTGACGGGCGTGACGGTCGTCACGACGATCCAGGCCGACGGTTCGCCACGCGGCTTCACGGCGAATTCGTTCACGTCGGTGTCGCTTGATCCGCCGCTGATCCTCGTCTGCATCGCGAAGACGGCATCGAGTTATCAGGTGTTTTCGCAAGCGCCTCAGTTCGCGGTGAGCGTGCTGGCCGAAGACCAGAAAGCGGTGTCGGGCGTGTTCGCATCGAAGGCCGCCGACAAGTTCGCACAAGTCGCGTGGAGTGCGCGCGCAACGGGTGCGCCCGTTGTCGACAACGCAGCCGCGTGTTTTGACTGCACGACGCACGATGTCGTCGATGCGGGCGATCACATCATATTGATCGGACGTGTGGTCGATTTTCTTCATACCAGCTCGTCGCCGCTCGGTTATTGCCGGGGCGCGTACGTGAACTTCAGCCTGTCGCAGGATGCACTCGCAGCGGCCGGGCCGCGCGCGCAGGTCGGCGCGATTCTCGAACATCGCGATGGCATCGTGCTGCTCGATACGCCCAAAGGTTTGCAACTGCCGACTGGCAACAAACTCGAACCCGCAAGCGATGCTGCCAGTCTGCGCGGCGTGCTGGCAAAACTCGGCCTCGACGCGCATCTCGACTTTCTGTTCGCCGTATTCGAATCGGGCAGCGGCCAGGCACCGAGTGTGCACGTCTATTATCGCGGCCGCGTGATCGACAGCGGCGCAGCGTGGATGGACAGCGCGATCCGCATCGTGCCGTTGGCGCAGATTCCGTGGGATGAATTGCACGACGACGCCGTGCGCTCGATGCTTGAACGCTATGTGCGTGAGCGCAGCGAGGATGCCTTCGGCATCTACGTCGGCGACACGGAAGAGGGCACCGTGCAGACGCTTGCGCTGGCTCACTGAATGCTTTTCATGGGACGTGAGTAAGCGCTAAAGCGCTAACTCACGTCGAGAGCCTTGCATGGGACGAGAGTAAGCGCTAAAGCGCTAACTCTCGTCGACACAGGAGACTGAACATCATGAAGTTTTCACTATTCCTGCACATGGAGCGATATGACGACACAACGTCGCATCGCGAACTGTTCGATCAGATGACCGAACTCGTGCAGATGGCCGAGCGCGGGGGCTTCGAGACCGCGTGGATCGGCGAGCATCACGCGATGGAATTCACGATCGCGCCGAACCCGTTCGTCAATCTGTCGTACCTCGCGGCGAAGACGGAGCGTATTCGTCTGGGCACGGGCACGGTGATCGCGCCGTTCTGGCATCCGATTCGTCTCGCAGGCGAAGCGGGGATGGTCGACGTAGCGAGCAATGGCCGGCTCGATCTCGGTATCGCACGCGGCGCTTATTCATTCGAATATGAGCGCCTGTTGCCAGGGCTGGACGCAATGAGCGCCGGCGCGCGGATGCGCGAACTGGTGCCGGCGTTGCGCAAGCTCTTCAAAGGCGACTACGAGCATCAAGGCGAATTCTGGTCGTGGCCCAAAACGACGCCCGTGCCGCGCCCGATTCAACAACCGCATCCTCCCATGTGGCTCGCCGCGCGCGATCCGAACTCGCACGCGTTCGCGGTGGCGAACGGCTGCAACGTTCAGGTGACGTCGCTGGCTTCGGGCGATGCCGAAGTCGTGAGCCTGATGGAGCGTTTCAACGCTGCGTGCGCCGCGCACCCCGAGGTGCCGCGTCCGCAGGTGATGATGCTGATGCATACGTTCGTCGGCGCGAATGCGGCGGAAGTGGATGCAGGCGTGGAAGATCTCGCGACGTTCTATCGCTACTTCAGCAAGTGGTTCAAGAACGAACGTCCCATCGAACAAGGCTTTATCGAGCCGTTGACGGATGCAGACGTCGCCATGTTCCCGCAATACTCGTCCGAGTCGATCCGTAAGAACCTCGTGATCGGCGAACCGAAACAGGTGATCGCGCGGCTCAAGGGCTATGAGGAACTCGGCTACGACCAGTACAGCTTCTGGCTCGACAGTCATATGAGCTTCGAGCGCAAGCGCAAGTCGCTGGAACTGTTCATTTCCGACGTGATGCCTGCTTTTGCAACCCGCTGACGTCACGCGCTAACAGACAACGGAGTGGCTGACATGGTCCAGCGGTTCCAGCAATACATCGACGGTGCATTCGAAGAGGCGCGCGAGCATTTCGACAGCATCGATCCATCGACGGGCGACGTCTGGGCGCAAATGCCCGCCGCGAGCGCGGACGATGTCGACCGCGCGGTGCGCGCCGCGCATCGCGCATTGAACGACCCGGCGTGGGCGAATCTCACGGCGAGCGCGCGCGGCAAGCTGCTGTACAAACTCGCCGATCTCGTCGCGCAACATGCGCCACGTCTCGCCGAACTCGAAACGCAGGACACGGGCAAGATCATTCGCGAGACGCGCAGCCAGATTGGGTACGTCGCCGAGTATTACCGCTATTACGCGGGCGTCGCCGACAAGATTCAGGGCGCGTGGCTGCCCGTCGATAAAGCCGATATGGAAGTGACGCTGCGGCGTGAACCCGTTGGCGTCGTGGCGGGCATCGTGCCGTGGAATTCGCAACTGTTTCTGTCGGCCGTCAAAGTGGGACCGGCGCTTGCGGCGGGCTGCACGATCGTCCTCAAGGCATCGGAAGAAGGTCCCGCGCCTTTGCTCGAATTTGCGCGGCTCGTGCAGGAAGCGGGATTTCCGAAGGGCGTCGTCAACATCGTGACGGGCTTCGGCAACGATTGCGGACGCACGCTGACGAGCCATCCGCTCGTCTCGCGTATCGCCTTCACGGGCGGACCTGAAACGGCGCGTCACGTGGTACGCAATTCGGCGGAGAACCTCGCGGCGATGTCGCTGGAACTCGGCGGAAAGTCGCCCGTGCTCGTATTCGACGACGCCGATCTCGACAGCGCATGCAACGCCGTAATCGCGGGCATCTTCGCGGCGACGGGACAAAGCTGTGTGGCGGGCTCGCGGCTCGTCGTGCAGCGCGGCATTCACGATGCGCTTCTCGAACGTCTCATTGCTAAAGCGCAAACGATCCGCATCGGCAACCCGCAGGACATGGCAACCGAAATGGGACCGCTGGCGACGCGCCGTCAACTTGAACATATCGAGAACGTGCTGCGCGCGAGTGTCGAAGCGGGCGGGCGCATCGTAACGGGCGGCAAGCAGCCGGACGGTATCGGCAAGGGCAATTACTTCTTGCCGACCATCGTCGATTGCCCGAATGCGCAGGTGCCGAGCGTGATGGAAGAACTGTTCGGACCGGTTCTAAGCGTCGTCACATTCGACACGGAAGCCGACGCGATCGCCCTTGCGAACGACACACGCTATGGCCTTGCATCGGGCGTCTTCACACGCGATCTGACGCGGGCGCATCGGCTCACGCGTGCGTTGCGCGCGGGCATCGTGTGGGTCAACACGTATCGCGCGGTGTCGCCGATCGTGCCGTTCGGTGGCTATGGTTTGAGTGGGCTTGGACGCGAAGGCGGGCTCGAAGCGGTGCTCGAATACACGCGCACAAAATCGGTCTGGATTCGCACGTCGGATGAGCCGATCGCCGATCCGTTCGTGATGCGCTAAGGAGCCCGCATGTTCTACGAAATCCGCACGTACCGCATCAGAACGGGTGCCGTGCCTGCCTATCTGAAGCTGGTCGAGGAAGAAGGCATTGCGTTGCAGAAGCGCTATCTGGGCGAACTGATTGGCTACTTCTTTTCGGAGATCGGTCCGCAGAATCAGATCGTGCATATCTGGGCCTATCCGAGCCTCGACGAACGCGAACGCCGCCGCGCGGCGCTCGCTGAAGACCCCGCATGGCAGGCCTTTGCGCCGAAGATTCAGGCGCTGATGGAAGAGATGGAAAACAAGATCATGAAGCCAGCGCGTTTTTCGCCGCTAGCCTGAGAGAGCGCATTTCGACGGGCCGCCCGCTGTACGAATCCCATCGCATCGACACAAGACATATTCCCTGGAGACAGACATGAGCAGCAGAAGCACCACGTATTTCGCGCCGCTGATCGCGCTTTGCGCGGCGACGCTCGCGGCAACGCCGGCCCTCGCCGCGGACCCGATTGTGTTCACGAGCTGGGGCGGCACCACGCAATCGTCGCAGCAGAAGAACTGGGCGGCGCCGTTCACGCAGGCGACGGGCATCAACGTGCTGATGGACGGCCCGACCGACTACGGCAAGCTCAAGGCCATGGTGGATAGCGGCAACGTGAACTGGGATGTCGTCGATGTCGAAGGCGATTTTGCGTATGCGGCGCAACAGGCGGGCCTGATCGAACCCATCGATTACTCCGTCGTGAAGAAGGATGAACTCGACCCGCGCTTCGCGACGCCAGCGGCCGTAGGCAGCTTCTATTACTCGTTCGTGCTCGGCTATAACAAGGCGAAGTACAAGGACGCGCAGCCATCCACCTGGGCCGATCTGTTCGATACGAAGAAATTCCCCGGCAAGCGCACGCTCTACAAATGGTCGGCCCCCGGCGTGCTCGAAATCGCGCTGCTCGCCGATGGCGTGCCGCCGAACAAGCTCTATCCGCTCGACCTCGACCGCGCATTCAAGAAGCTCGACACGATCAAGGGCGACATCGTCTGGTGGAGCGGTGGCGCGCAATCGCAGCAATTGCTCGCATCGGGCGAAGCGCCTATCGGTATGTTCTGGAACGGGCGCCTGCATGCGCTCGAACAGACGGGCGTGCCCGTCGGCATTTCATGGAACCAGAACCTGACGGCCGCCGACATGCTCGTGATCCCGAAGTGCGCGAAGCACAAGGCGGAAGCGATGAAGTACCTCGCTGCCGCAACGAGCCCGCAAGCACAGGCGAAGTTCGCAACGGATACGGGTTATGCGCCCATCAACGTGAAGTCGGCCGCGCTGATGTCGCCCGCAATCGCGAAGACGCTGCCCGACCAGTACAAGAACTCGCAGATCAATCTCGACATGAAGTACTGGGCCGAGAATCGCGACGCGATTGCGAAGCGCTGGTACGCGTGGCAGTCCAAGTAAGCGTGCTGCACGACAGCGTCGCAATCGTTATCGGAGTGGATGGGAGACACCATGCCTAATGTCCTGAGTACCGTCGCGCATCCGCCCGCGACGGCCGCGCGCCGGCGGCGCGACTGGCGCAGCGTTCGCCTGCTGATACCCGCGCTGCTGCTGCTCGTGATCTTCTTTCTGCTGCCCGTGCTGTCGCTGCTGTTGCGCAGCGTGCTGGAGCCGTCGCCGGGGCTGCATAACTATGCGCAACTGGTCGGCTCGACGGACTACCTGCGTGTGTTCGGCAACACGTTTCTGGTCGCGACGGTCGTGACGCTAGCGACGCTCGCGATCGGCTTTCCGACTGCGTGGCTGCTCGCCATTGCGCCGCGCAAGCTGAGTTCGGTGTTCTTCGCGATCCTGCTGCTGTCGATGTGGACCAACCTGCTGGCGCGCACCTTCGCGTGGATGGTGCTGCTGCAACAGACGGGGCCGATCAACCGGATGCTGATGGCGCTCGGCATCATCAGCGAGCCGCTGACGCTCGTGAACAACCTGATCGGCGTGACCATCGGCATGACGTACATCATGTTGCCGTTTCTTGTGATGCCGCTGCATGCAACATTACGCGGCATCGATCCGTCGACGCTGCGAGCGGCGGCGATCTGCGGCGCGAGCCGGTGGCAGGCGTTCTGGCGCGTGCTGGTGCCGCTTGCGATGCCAGGCGTCGCGTCGGGTGCGTTGATGGTGTTCGTGATGGCGCTCGGTTACTTCGTCACGCCTGCGTTGCTCGGCGGTGCGTCGTACATGATGCTCGCAGAACTCATCGCGCAGCTCGTGCAGCAACTGCTGAACTGGGGTCTCGCGGGCGCCGCCGCTTTCGTGCTGCTCGCCGTGACGCTCTCGCTGTATGCGCTGCAACTGCGCTTCACAGGCAGTGCGCGTGCAAGTCTGGGAGGCCGATAATGTTGCTCGATTTCGATCGCCTGGGCGCGCTGCGCTGGGCATTGCTCTCTATCGGCGCTGCCGTCGCGCTCTTTCTCTTGCTGCCGATCGTGTTCATCGTCGCGCTGTCGTTCGGCGATTCGCAATGGCTGATCTTTCCGCCGCCTGGCTGGACGCTGGAATGGTATCGACAGCTTTTCACCGACGCCGGCTGGATCGACTCGTTGCTGACGAGCGCGAAGCTCGCGGTGATCGTGACAGTGCTCTCGGTATTGATCGGCTTTCTCGCGTCGCTTGCGCTGGTGCGCGGGAAGTTTCGCGGACGCAATGCCGTGCAGGCGTTCTTTCTGACGCCGATGGTGTTGCCCGTCGTCGTGCTTGCCGTCGCGTTGTATGCGTTCTTCCTGCGCATCGGCCTGAACGGCACGATCACGGGTTTCGTGATCGGCCATCTGATCATTGCGTTGCCGTTCTCGATCATTTCGATCAGCAACTCGCTCGCGAGCTTCGACACGGCGCTTGAAGATGCCGCGCTGATCTGCGGCGCGTCGCCGCTCGAAGTAAAGCTGCGCGTCACATTGCCTGCGATCCGGCTCGGCATTTTCGCTGCGGCGATCTTCTCGTTCCTCGCATCGTGGGACGAAGTGGTGGTGTCGATCTTCATGGCGAGCCCCACGTTGCAGACACTGCCCGTGCGTATCTGGGCGACGCTGCGGCAGGATTTGACGCCCGTCGTTGCGGCGGCGTCTTCGCTGCTGGTCGGCTTGACGGCTGTATTGATGCTCGCGGGCGCCGTGCTGCGCCGCGCGCGATAACCGAGGTGAACGACATGACTGCATTCCTGCAAATCCAGCGCCTGCGCAAGACTTACGACGACGTCGTCGCTATCGACCAGGTTTCCCTCGACGTGCGCAAGGGCGAGTTCATGACGTTTCTCGGGCCGTCGGGCTCGGGTAAGAGCACGACGTTATATATCGTCGCGGGCTTTCAGGAGCCGAGCGAAGGGCGCGTGCTGCTCGACGGCAAGCCGCTGCTGTCCGTCGCGCCGAACAAACGCAATATCGGCATGGTGTTCCAGCGCTATACGCTGTTTCCGCATCTGACGGTGGGCGAGAACATTGCGTTTCCGCTGCGCGTGCGCCGCCTTCCCGACGCGGAAGTGAAGGCGAAGGTCGAGCAGATGCTCAAGCTCGTGCATCTGTCCGAGTGCCGCGACCGCATGCCCGCGCAGTTGTCGGGCGGACAGCAGCAGCGTGTCGCGATTGCACGCGCGCTGGCCTATGATCCGCCTGTGCTGTTGATGGACGAGCCGCTGTCGGCGCTCGATAAAAAGCTGCGCGAGGAAATCCAGCTCGAACTGCGCCGTATCCATCAGGAGACGGGCGTCACGATTCTCTATGTGACGCATGATCAGGAAGAGGCGCTGCGTCTGTCGGACCGGATTGCCGTGTTCAACAAGGGGCGTATCGAACAGGTCGGCACGGGCGAGGAACTCTATTCGAACCCGGCGTCGCGTTTCGTCGCGAGCTTTATCGGCAATTCGAATTTCCTGCCGGTGCGTGTGACGTCGCACAGCGATGGTCGCATGAACGGTGTGTTTCCGAATGGGCATGAAGTGGCGTCCGGCAGTTTCAATCCGGCGCTCACGGCAGGCGACGACGGCACGCTGATGGTTCGCCCCGAGCAAATGCGCATTCAGTCACTGCGCGACGCGAGCGGCGCGACAGGCTTGCCCGTCACCGTGCGCGACATCACGTATCTGGGCGATGCAATGCACTACGCGGTCGCGACGCCGTGGCAGCAGGAGATTTCGATTCGCATGCCGGCGGGGCATCGGCATGACAGCGGGTTGTCGATCGGCACGCAAGCGCTCGTCGATTGGGATGCGCGCGACGTACGTCTTTTTGCTCAGGCGTGAGCACAGCCATGAGTGACGCGCTGCCTTCGCTGAAAGTCGAACGTCGCACGACGACGTTGCGCGAACTCGCGCTGGAGAAAATGCGCACGGCCATACTCGAGGCGCATTTTCATCCTGGCGAGCGGCTCGTCGAGCGTTCGTTGTGCGAGGAACTGGGTGTGAGCCGGACGGTGGTGCGCGAAGTATTGCGGCATCTGGAGACGGAAGGACTCGTCGATTCGATTCCGAACCAGGGGCCGATCGTCGCGCTGCTCGATTCGGATACGGCCGCCGAGATCTACGAGATTCGCGCGTTGCTGGAAGGCGATGCCGCAATGGCATGCGCGCTGCGCGCCGATGAAGCCGTGTTCGCGCGGCTTGCCGATTGCATCGGGAGCATTCAGCAGGCGTTCGAGCGGCATGAGCATCAGACCGT contains the following coding sequences:
- a CDS encoding NIPSNAP family protein; this translates as MFYEIRTYRIRTGAVPAYLKLVEEEGIALQKRYLGELIGYFFSEIGPQNQIVHIWAYPSLDERERRRAALAEDPAWQAFAPKIQALMEEMENKIMKPARFSPLA
- a CDS encoding aldehyde dehydrogenase, which codes for MVQRFQQYIDGAFEEAREHFDSIDPSTGDVWAQMPAASADDVDRAVRAAHRALNDPAWANLTASARGKLLYKLADLVAQHAPRLAELETQDTGKIIRETRSQIGYVAEYYRYYAGVADKIQGAWLPVDKADMEVTLRREPVGVVAGIVPWNSQLFLSAVKVGPALAAGCTIVLKASEEGPAPLLEFARLVQEAGFPKGVVNIVTGFGNDCGRTLTSHPLVSRIAFTGGPETARHVVRNSAENLAAMSLELGGKSPVLVFDDADLDSACNAVIAGIFAATGQSCVAGSRLVVQRGIHDALLERLIAKAQTIRIGNPQDMATEMGPLATRRQLEHIENVLRASVEAGGRIVTGGKQPDGIGKGNYFLPTIVDCPNAQVPSVMEELFGPVLSVVTFDTEADAIALANDTRYGLASGVFTRDLTRAHRLTRALRAGIVWVNTYRAVSPIVPFGGYGLSGLGREGGLEAVLEYTRTKSVWIRTSDEPIADPFVMR
- a CDS encoding amino acid synthesis family protein; the encoded protein is MKLEVRKLVTYVEETFIEGGKAAARPLKLIGAAAVLRNPWAGRGFVEDLKPEIHGLAPQLGEMLTAEMLRVAGSGDAIEGYGKAAIVGTSGEIEHASALIHTLRFGNYYRKAVGAKSYLSFTNLRGGPNCPIAIPLMHKHDEGMRSHYLTVQFSIVDAPAPDELVIALGASIGGRPHHRIGDRYQDLKELESNEA
- a CDS encoding GntR family transcriptional regulator, whose product is MSDALPSLKVERRTTTLRELALEKMRTAILEAHFHPGERLVERSLCEELGVSRTVVREVLRHLETEGLVDSIPNQGPIVALLDSDTAAEIYEIRALLEGDAAMACALRADEAVFARLADCIGSIQQAFERHEHQTVRELTTMFYEQMFHGGGKKVAWEIVQTLNARINRLRAMTIASDDRGRQAVQEMNRILDALRARDAQRARDAATAHVARVADIAAELLRQTVGEASA
- a CDS encoding ABC transporter substrate-binding protein → MSSRSTTYFAPLIALCAATLAATPALAADPIVFTSWGGTTQSSQQKNWAAPFTQATGINVLMDGPTDYGKLKAMVDSGNVNWDVVDVEGDFAYAAQQAGLIEPIDYSVVKKDELDPRFATPAAVGSFYYSFVLGYNKAKYKDAQPSTWADLFDTKKFPGKRTLYKWSAPGVLEIALLADGVPPNKLYPLDLDRAFKKLDTIKGDIVWWSGGAQSQQLLASGEAPIGMFWNGRLHALEQTGVPVGISWNQNLTAADMLVIPKCAKHKAEAMKYLAAATSPQAQAKFATDTGYAPINVKSAALMSPAIAKTLPDQYKNSQINLDMKYWAENRDAIAKRWYAWQSK
- a CDS encoding ABC transporter permease; translated protein: MPNVLSTVAHPPATAARRRRDWRSVRLLIPALLLLVIFFLLPVLSLLLRSVLEPSPGLHNYAQLVGSTDYLRVFGNTFLVATVVTLATLAIGFPTAWLLAIAPRKLSSVFFAILLLSMWTNLLARTFAWMVLLQQTGPINRMLMALGIISEPLTLVNNLIGVTIGMTYIMLPFLVMPLHATLRGIDPSTLRAAAICGASRWQAFWRVLVPLAMPGVASGALMVFVMALGYFVTPALLGGASYMMLAELIAQLVQQLLNWGLAGAAAFVLLAVTLSLYALQLRFTGSARASLGGR
- a CDS encoding ABC transporter ATP-binding protein, producing the protein MTAFLQIQRLRKTYDDVVAIDQVSLDVRKGEFMTFLGPSGSGKSTTLYIVAGFQEPSEGRVLLDGKPLLSVAPNKRNIGMVFQRYTLFPHLTVGENIAFPLRVRRLPDAEVKAKVEQMLKLVHLSECRDRMPAQLSGGQQQRVAIARALAYDPPVLLMDEPLSALDKKLREEIQLELRRIHQETGVTILYVTHDQEEALRLSDRIAVFNKGRIEQVGTGEELYSNPASRFVASFIGNSNFLPVRVTSHSDGRMNGVFPNGHEVASGSFNPALTAGDDGTLMVRPEQMRIQSLRDASGATGLPVTVRDITYLGDAMHYAVATPWQQEISIRMPAGHRHDSGLSIGTQALVDWDARDVRLFAQA
- a CDS encoding GntR family transcriptional regulator, with protein sequence MSDLRIDRNAKTLRELTLDKLRGAIVQGYFRPGARLVERTLCDELGVSRTVVREVLRHLETEGLVEIVARQGPIVARLDPAQVGEIYELRGLLEANAARACAEQSTPELVQQLRDIRKTIEEAFEKEDLPRVLDYTERFYEAMFEGAQKHVSLTVVKTLNARINRLRALTIAVPGRGGESNREMNKLLDAIERRDGDAASAASFAHIRRTAELALNALAQQDESTDNA
- a CDS encoding LLM class flavin-dependent oxidoreductase — protein: MKFSLFLHMERYDDTTSHRELFDQMTELVQMAERGGFETAWIGEHHAMEFTIAPNPFVNLSYLAAKTERIRLGTGTVIAPFWHPIRLAGEAGMVDVASNGRLDLGIARGAYSFEYERLLPGLDAMSAGARMRELVPALRKLFKGDYEHQGEFWSWPKTTPVPRPIQQPHPPMWLAARDPNSHAFAVANGCNVQVTSLASGDAEVVSLMERFNAACAAHPEVPRPQVMMLMHTFVGANAAEVDAGVEDLATFYRYFSKWFKNERPIEQGFIEPLTDADVAMFPQYSSESIRKNLVIGEPKQVIARLKGYEELGYDQYSFWLDSHMSFERKRKSLELFISDVMPAFATR
- a CDS encoding alpha/beta fold hydrolase, translating into MKREHVSGRTVSRGEAAGTSYSVYAPQSVDTPETVVLVHGVGMNQSVWAPQIDALTAAYQVVVYDMLGHGNSTLPTPAPTLDEYASQLETLLDAMQIEQAHVVGHSMGALVALEFALTHPQRTLSVVALNAVYDRTPAQREAVMTRAAMLGDAPTENPAAAGVDATLSRWFGDPIPVHLTQSAQAVRDLLLSVDPVGYARTYRLFASSDDAHVGRLAELAVPALFLTGEFDPNSSPSMSSAMAEAAPFGRAEVIANERHMMNVTDPARVNERLLAFLTEASAQRAATAANALHGSISGERHD
- a CDS encoding flavin reductase, whose product is MTDAVNELPFDIADFRRALGAFVTGVTVVTTIQADGSPRGFTANSFTSVSLDPPLILVCIAKTASSYQVFSQAPQFAVSVLAEDQKAVSGVFASKAADKFAQVAWSARATGAPVVDNAAACFDCTTHDVVDAGDHIILIGRVVDFLHTSSSPLGYCRGAYVNFSLSQDALAAAGPRAQVGAILEHRDGIVLLDTPKGLQLPTGNKLEPASDAASLRGVLAKLGLDAHLDFLFAVFESGSGQAPSVHVYYRGRVIDSGAAWMDSAIRIVPLAQIPWDELHDDAVRSMLERYVRERSEDAFGIYVGDTEEGTVQTLALAH
- a CDS encoding ABC transporter permease, with product MLLDFDRLGALRWALLSIGAAVALFLLLPIVFIVALSFGDSQWLIFPPPGWTLEWYRQLFTDAGWIDSLLTSAKLAVIVTVLSVLIGFLASLALVRGKFRGRNAVQAFFLTPMVLPVVVLAVALYAFFLRIGLNGTITGFVIGHLIIALPFSIISISNSLASFDTALEDAALICGASPLEVKLRVTLPAIRLGIFAAAIFSFLASWDEVVVSIFMASPTLQTLPVRIWATLRQDLTPVVAAASSLLVGLTAVLMLAGAVLRRAR